Within Chloroflexota bacterium, the genomic segment AAAGACGATAACCGAGTACGCATTTCGAACGAAGCTGAACCTACCATACGAGCAGGCCGTGGAGAAGGTGGTCGGAGCATTGAAGCAGGAAGGGTTCGGCGTATTGACGGAGATCGATGTGAAGGCGACGCTGAAGAAGAAGTTGGATATCGACTTCCGCAGGTACGTCATCTTGGGCGCCTGCAACCCATCGCTGGCCCATCAGGCGCTGAACACGGAGCTGGAGATCGGGCTGCTGCTGCCATGCAACGTCATCGTCTACGAAGAGGACGGCGGCAGCGTTGTGTCCATCGTGGATCCCATCTCCATGTTGGGGGTTGTGGAGAATCCGGATCTGGATTCGATAGCTCGTGAAGCACGAGCCCGGCTGCAACGAGTGATCGAGGCAGTGCAGGACTGATCGCATCACGGCAACGCCATGAGGAATCCCCCGGCGCTAGCTACAGCGTCGGGGGATTTTTCATTTCCGGCGAACCTCTTCTCCTCGTCTTCCCATCTCGCCATGGGGGGCCGGAGGAGCTT encodes:
- a CDS encoding DUF302 domain-containing protein; this translates as MAKTITEYAFRTKLNLPYEQAVEKVVGALKQEGFGVLTEIDVKATLKKKLDIDFRRYVILGACNPSLAHQALNTELEIGLLLPCNVIVYEEDGGSVVSIVDPISMLGVVENPDLDSIAREARARLQRVIEAVQD